CAAAGCGCGGGTCGTGGCAGAGGATGAGCGGGAGACCACGGGCACCCGGGCGCTCCTCAACCTTGGCCATACCTTCGGCCACGCGCTGGAGGCGGAGACCGGCTATTCCGATACGCTGCTGCACGGCGAGGCGGTGGCCATCGGCATGGTGCTGGCGGCACGCTATTCGGTGCGGCGGGGATTGATGCAGCAGGCGGATGCGGATCGCATCGCGGCGCACTTCGAGGCCTGCGACATGAAGGCGGACGTGACCGAGCTTGGCCTGTCATGCGATGGTCGGCGGCTGGCCGATCATATGCTGCATGACAAGAAGATGGATGCCGGAACTCTGCCCTTCCTGCTGATGCGCGGGATCGGGCAGACGTTTCTGGCCAAGGATGTCGCGATCGACGACGTCGCCGCCTTTCTGGATCGCGAACTAAAGTCCTGACGGAAAATCGGCGGGGACAGGCCGATGCCCATCCCCGCCTGACCTTATCTTACAGTCCGTCGACGCTCTTGCTGACAAGGACGTTGACCGCAACGCGGCGGTTCTGCGCCTTACCCTCTTCGGTCGAGTTGTCCGCAGCCGGATCGGCTTCGGCCATGCCGGTCGGGGTCAGCATGCGATAGGGCTTCCACCCGCAGGCCTGCTGCAGATAGTTCACCACGCGGCCCGCACGCTTCTCGCTCAGTTCCTGATTGTAGTCCTGATCGCCAACCGAGTCGGTGTAGCCGACGACGAGCAATAGGGCGTTGTCCATCGCACTTGCCTGCGAAGCAGTGGAGCACAGCTTCTGCTGATCCGCAGCCGACAGGTTCCACTTGCCGGTGTCGAAGTAGACTTCGGTCGTGCCCTTGATGTTATACTGATCGATATCGCCCATGCGGCCACGCAGGGCCTCGGTCGCGGCTTCGTTCTTGGTGAAGCGCTGGTTGGTTCCGTTGTGGATCATCGATGCGGTCTTCAGATCGTCAGTCTTGAACTTGATCTCATCCGCCATCAAGCCGTTCGCATATTGCAGCGTCTTCACCGAAACCGGCAGCCCGTTGAACAGCGAGCTGGCCGCACGGTCCTTGCTGGCAAGGCCAAGGAAGCCGCCTTTGCTCATGATCTCGGTCTGGTCGTCGATGGTGATCACGGTCTGCGTGCCGTCGGCCATCGTGACCTGCATCTTGTCACCCATGCGGGCCGAAATGATGCCGTCTACGTCGGGGCCTTCGGTCATGTTGGCACGGTTGGGAATACGCTCGCCATAAACGGTGGCGGCCACATCGCCGTTATCCTCATACTGCGCATAGCTGGCGGTTACGGGGGCCACCAGCATCGCGGCCATGATCAGCGCTTTCGGACTTTTCGACATGAGGTTCATTAACGTTTCTCCTTCACTTTTTCAGCTCGAAACGCCTCGGTCGCATCCGGTCGCCCGGCCGCCCCCTATCCTCGCGTTACGGGCTGTAAGAACTTTTGCCCCGGTTGATGAAATGCACGGCAGAACGCCGCACATGAACGCATGCATGGGTGTCAGGGTGGCCTTGCTGACACATGAACGCAGGTGCCAGCAAGCCCGTTTGCGGGGTCGATCAGAGTGGTAAGCGCGGTGAACCGAGGCGAATACGGCCACATGAGCGCCACATTTCTAACAGATTGCGTTAACCATGAACGGCAACGAATCCCGTTGCGACCTGCGATCAGGCCATCGCCGGATGTAGATGCACCGCCTTGAAATCGCCCAACATCGCGCCGAGCAAAAGCGAACGATGGCACTGGCCCGCATCGCCGCAGAAACAGAGCAGCGCCACGCGCCGTTCCGCCGCCAGATCGCGCAATTCGGCGGCGGCGGCCAGGGCCTCTGGCAGTTCAAGTTGTCCGCCATAAATTTTCGCCAAACGCGCATAATCGCCGCTGCGCGCCGCCTCTCGCCCCTCTTTCGGCGTGCCCAGCGGCTTTAAATGGCGATAGCCTATGCCCGCTTCCATCGCGGCACCGGCAAGGGCGGTCTTCGAAAATCCGGGACGGCGGGAAAGCGGCAAGGCGCGGACATCGACCAGGACTTCGATGCCCGCGTCCGCCAATGCGTCGATTACCGCAGGCACTGTCGCCCGTTCGTAACCGATGGTCCAGATCGTGCGGCTATCCGCAGTCGCGCTTTCCGTTTTTGCACTGGCCATAGTGATTGCCGTTTGAACCGTTATTGCCGCCTTGGCCAGCATTGCCGTTATTCGGGGTGGTTTCCTGTGACGGCAGATCGCCCACATCGGGCGCAGTCGGCTGTCCGGACAGCGGGGCACCCGCCGGTCCGTCAGCTATGGGCAAGCCAGCCTGATGGCCG
The sequence above is a segment of the Croceicoccus naphthovorans genome. Coding sequences within it:
- a CDS encoding OmpA family protein, with amino-acid sequence MNLMSKSPKALIMAAMLVAPVTASYAQYEDNGDVAATVYGERIPNRANMTEGPDVDGIISARMGDKMQVTMADGTQTVITIDDQTEIMSKGGFLGLASKDRAASSLFNGLPVSVKTLQYANGLMADEIKFKTDDLKTASMIHNGTNQRFTKNEAATEALRGRMGDIDQYNIKGTTEVYFDTGKWNLSAADQQKLCSTASQASAMDNALLLVVGYTDSVGDQDYNQELSEKRAGRVVNYLQQACGWKPYRMLTPTGMAEADPAADNSTEEGKAQNRRVAVNVLVSKSVDGL
- a CDS encoding DUF488 family protein, coding for MASAKTESATADSRTIWTIGYERATVPAVIDALADAGIEVLVDVRALPLSRRPGFSKTALAGAAMEAGIGYRHLKPLGTPKEGREAARSGDYARLAKIYGGQLELPEALAAAAELRDLAAERRVALLCFCGDAGQCHRSLLLGAMLGDFKAVHLHPAMA